A single Anatilimnocola floriformis DNA region contains:
- a CDS encoding porin family protein, with product MHALPWQLAAAGVSIHSGRSWAIMLFTADMRSQVFLNLNCWHRICASWLQFFVFGCALAFSTSAISKAEDSSSLAASATFMFREGQLVDQVAPAQMPFFEEVPVRLPAPSDANPPEQNTSCIVPFNGHLTPNPTAAISNATAALPQYLPEGMLPAITGPTGENHRAYAIGKPLEGTSWLAAPYSAGFFVGGIGGAMLVDNQLEQSIGGTFGLRFGVDYDHRWGLEKRFGFAEMGVFDVLEHQRQIVNLEMGDIDLLFYPWGDTRWRPYMSGGAGLSHFNYESDSGRRIDRLLFGLPFGMGVKYFWSEGISIRAELIDNLMLGAHELSTMNNISVAAGIEFRYSGLHLGRAKG from the coding sequence ATGCATGCATTGCCTTGGCAGCTAGCGGCGGCGGGCGTTTCCATTCACTCTGGCCGAAGTTGGGCGATCATGTTATTCACGGCTGATATGCGATCACAGGTTTTCCTAAACCTCAACTGCTGGCATCGGATCTGCGCAAGCTGGCTGCAATTTTTCGTCTTCGGCTGCGCACTAGCGTTCTCGACGTCAGCTATCTCCAAGGCAGAGGACTCCAGTTCCTTGGCGGCCTCCGCTACGTTCATGTTTCGAGAGGGGCAGTTGGTTGACCAGGTTGCACCGGCGCAGATGCCTTTCTTCGAAGAGGTTCCCGTCAGGCTACCCGCTCCGTCCGATGCGAATCCGCCGGAGCAGAACACATCTTGCATCGTCCCATTTAACGGACACTTAACGCCTAATCCAACGGCCGCCATCAGTAACGCCACGGCGGCACTTCCCCAATATTTGCCGGAGGGCATGCTGCCAGCCATCACGGGCCCCACGGGTGAGAATCATCGTGCGTATGCCATTGGCAAGCCGCTGGAAGGAACCAGCTGGCTCGCGGCGCCGTATAGCGCAGGCTTCTTCGTCGGCGGCATTGGCGGGGCGATGCTGGTCGACAACCAGCTCGAGCAGTCGATCGGCGGGACTTTTGGTTTGCGGTTCGGTGTCGACTACGACCATCGCTGGGGACTGGAAAAACGCTTTGGTTTCGCCGAGATGGGTGTGTTCGATGTGCTGGAGCACCAGCGACAAATCGTCAACCTCGAAATGGGCGACATCGATCTGCTCTTTTATCCTTGGGGCGACACGAGGTGGCGACCCTACATGTCAGGTGGCGCAGGACTGTCACACTTCAACTACGAAAGCGACTCGGGTCGCCGCATCGACCGGCTCCTGTTCGGGCTACCATTTGGCATGGGTGTTAAATACTTTTGGAGCGAGGGAATCTCCATTCGTGCCGAGCTAATCGACAACCTCATGTTGGGTGCCCACGAGCTGAGCACGATGAACAACATCAGCGTCGCAGCGGGAATTGAGTTTCGCTACAGCGGACTGCATCTAGGACGCGCCAAGGGTTAA